One genomic window of Camelina sativa cultivar DH55 chromosome 5, Cs, whole genome shotgun sequence includes the following:
- the LOC104786450 gene encoding importin beta-like SAD2, giving the protein MDLPSLALILRATVCSPVPDERKASEQQLNQLQNTPQHLVRLLQIAVDGNCDMAVRQIASIQFKNFIAKNWSPEDSGEQQKILQSDKELVRDNILVYVTQVPTLLRSQLGESLKTIIYADYPEQWPRLLDWVKFNLQNQQIYGALFVLRILSRKYEFKSDEERTPVSRIVEETFPQLLTIFNGLIQIPNPSLEIAELMKLICKIFWSSIYLELPRQLFDLNVFNAWMVLFLSVSERPVPVEGQPLDPELRKSWGWWKVKKWTVHILNRLYSRFGDPSLHNPENKPFAQSFQKNYAGRILEGHLNFLNTIRIGGYLPDRVTNLLLQYLSNSISKKSMYKMLLPRLDVLLFEIVFPLMCFNDNDQKLWEEDPHEYVRKGYNIIEDLYSPRTASMDFVNELVRKRGKANLPKFVQFVVGIFRSYDEAPAERKPYRQKDGAMLAVGALCDKLKQTDPYKSELERMLVQHIFPEFSSPVGHLRAKAAWVAGQYAHINFSDQNNFRKALHSVVSGLRDPDLPVRVDSVFALRSFVEACKDLNEIRPILPQLLDEFFKLMNEVENEDLVFTLETIVDKFGEEMAPFAFGLCQNLAAAFWRCLNTSETNDDSDDMGALAAVGCLRAISTILESVSSLPQLFVEIEPTILPIMQKMLTTDGQEVFEEVLEIASYMTFYSPTISLDIWSLWPLMMEALVDWAIDFFPNILVPIDNFISRGTAHFLTCKEPDYQQNLYNVLSTLMTDRNIEDSDIESAPKLIEVVFQHCKGQVDQWIEPYLRLTIDRLQRAETSYVKSLLIQVVANMLYYNPGLTLGVLHNTGLISKVFDLWFQMLQQKRKSGLPANFKREHAKKVCCLGLTSLLALPGGQLPDEALQRVFRATLDLLVAYKNQLAEAEKETEVDYEEEMNGLESDDDEDDDDDGSDGEMGMDDAEDGDEAQSVKLQKLAAQAKIFRYDDDDDDDDSDDDFSDDDEFQSPIDDVDAFVFFVDAIRVMQASDAQRFQNLNQSLDFTYQAIANGVAQHAEVRRVEIEKEKQKKLAQAASTPVAAQ; this is encoded by the exons ATGGATCTGCCTAGCCTCGCTTTGATCCTTCGCGCCACCGTTTGCAGTCCTGTTCCCGATGAACGCAAAGCTTCCGAGCAGCAGCTCAATCAG TTGCAAAACACGCCTCAGCATTTGGTGAGGTTGTTGCAGATAGCCGTGGATGGAAATTGTGACATGGCAGTGCGTCAAATTGCTAGTATTCAGTTCAAAAATTTCATTGCTAAGAACTGGTCACCTGAGGATTCTG GAGAGCAACAAAAGATATTGCAAAGTGACAAAGAATTGGTGAGAGACAATATTCTCGTCTATGTCACCCAAGTTCCAACCTTACTCAG ATCACAACTTGGAGAGAGCCTCAAGACAATCATTTATGCTGACTACCCAGAACAATGGCCACGTCTTCTGGATTGGGTGAAGTTCAACTtgcaaaatcaacaaatttatgGGGCTTTGTTTGTGTTGCGGATACTCTCTAGAAAATATGA gttcAAGTCAGATGAGGAGAGGACACCTGTTTCCCGCATCGTGGAGGAGACATTTCCTCAACTTTTGACTATTTTTAATGGGCTTATCCAGATACCAAACCCCTCTCTGGAGATAGCAGAACTTATGAAGTTGATATGCAAAATATTTTGGTCATCCATATAT TTGGAGCTACCAAGGCAATTATTTGATCTAAACGTATTTAATGCCTGGATGGTTCTGTTCTTGAGTGTTTCGGAGCGTCCTGTTCCAGTTGAAGGCCAACCTTTGGATCCAGAACTTAGAAAATCTTGGGGCTGGTGGAAGGTCAAGAAGTGGACAGTGCACATATTGAACAGGCTCTATAGTCG GTTTGGAGATCCAAGTCTACATAATCCAGAAAACAAACCTTTCGCCCAATCGTTTCAGAAGAATTATGCAGGCAGAATTTTGGAAGGGCACCTAAATTTCTTGAATACAATTCGCATTGGAGGCTATCTTCCTGACAGAGTTACCAATCTTCTCCTGCAGTACTTAAGCAACAG CATTTCGAAGAAAAGCATGTACAAAATGCTGCTGCCTCGGCTGGATGTTCTGCTTTTTGAGATTGTTTTCCCGCTAATGTGCTTTAATGATAATGATCAAAAGCTTTGGGAGGAAGACCCACATGAATATGTGAGGAAAGGTTACA ATATCATTGAAGACTTGTACAGTCCGCGAACAGCGTCCATGGATTTTGTAAATGAGTTGGTTCGAAAGCGTGGGAAAGCGAACCTTCCGAAATTTGTTCAGTTTGTCGTTGGGATCTTCAGGAG TTATGACGAAGCTCCTGCTGAACGTAAGCCGTATCGCCAAAAAGATGGTGCGATGCTTGCTGTTGGAGCTCTTTGTGACAAATTGAAGCAAACTGATCCCTACAAATCTGAACTAGAGCGTATGTTGGTGCAACATATTTTTCCCGAGTTCAGTAGTCCTGTTGGACATCTTAGAGCAAAG gcCGCATGGGTAGCTGGACAATATGCACATATCAATTTTTCAGATCAGAACAACTTTCGTAAAGCATTGCACAGTGTTGTTTCTGGACTGCGCGATCCTGACCTCCCTGTTCgtgttgattcagtttttgcattacGTTCATTTGTTGAGGCGTGTAAGG ATTTAAATGAGATTCGTCCAATCCTTCCTCAGTTACTTGATG AATTCTTCAAACTCATGAATGAGGTAGAGAATGAGGACCTTGTCTTTACTTTGGAGACCATTGTAGATAAGTTTGGCGAAGAGATGGCTCcttttgcttttggattatgtCAAAATCTG GCGGCTGCATTTTGGAGATGTCTAAACACGTCAGAAACCAATGATGACTCGGATGACATGGGAGCTTTAGCTGCAGTTGGTTGTTTGCGTGCCATAAGTACAATCCTTGAATCTGTTAGCAGTCTTCCGCAGCTGTTTGTTGAGATAGAACCAACTATACTTCCAATAATGCAGAAAATGTTGACCACTGATGGCCAAG AGGTTTTTGAAGAAGTTTTGGAGATTGCATCATACATGACCTTTTATTCACCTACCATTTCCTTGGATATATGGAGTCTCTGGCCTTTAATGATGGAAGCATTGGTTGATTGGGCAATTGATTTCTTTCCAA ATATTTTGGTTCCGATAGACAACTTTATATCAAGGGGAACGGCTCATTTTCTCACTTGCAAGGAGCCCGACTATCAGCAAAATCTATATAATGTCCTTTCAACT CTTATGACCGACAGAAACATAGAAGACAGTGATATTGAGTCTGCTCCAAAGCTTATTGAAGTTGTTTTCCAGCATTGCAAAGGGCAGGTGGATCAGTGGATTGAACCATATCTGCGACTCACTATTGATCGGTTACAACGAGCTGAGACTTCATATGTAAAATCTCTTCTTATACAAGTG GTGGCAAATATGCTTTACTACAATCCAGGTTTGACGCTTGGTGTATTGCATAACACAGGACTTATTTCCAAAGTCTTTGATCTTTGGTTCCAGATGTTgcagcaaaagagaaaaagtggCCTGCCAGCAAACTTCAAAAG GGAACATGCTAAAAAAGTTTGCTGTTTGGGTTTGACTTCATTACTTGCTCTCCCGGGTGGTCAATTACCCGATGAAGCACTGCAGCGTGTTTTCAGAGCAACACTTGATCTTCTAGTTGCATATAAGAATCAGCTAGCTG AAGCAGAAAAGGAGACAGAAGTGGATTATGAGGAAGAAATGAATGGTCTCGAGAgtgatgatgacgaagatgatgatgatgatgggtcTGATGGGGAGATGGGGATGGATGATGCAGAGGATGGAGATGAAGCACAAAGCGTGAAGCTGCAGAAGTTAGCTGCACAG GCAAAGATCTTCcgctatgatgatgatgatgacgacgacgattCTGATGATGACTTTAGTGATGACGACGAATTTCAGTCACCCATCGATGACGTTGATGCCTTTGTATTCTTTGTCGATGCAATCAGAG TTATGCAGGCATCAGATGCGCAGAGATTTCAGAACCTTAACCAGTCTCTGGACTTCACTTACCAGGCGATTGCGAACGGAGTAGCACAGCATGCGGAGGTGAGAAGAGTGGAGATTGAgaaggagaagcaaaagaagtTAGCTCAAGCTGCTTCTACTCCTGTTGCTGCTCAGTGA
- the LOC104786452 gene encoding histone-lysine N-methyltransferase ATX1-like, which produces MACVSNDTQIEIDVHALAETPIRCDSSESIYSVTSSALCCVNAVGSHSLMSKKVKAQKLPMIEQFDVESSVVSASPDCCRSDDYKLRSQRPEIVRVYYRRRKRPRKECLLDQAVDVKTENVDLDEIEEKKKRKIGNCEFGKLSVDSIGLRRCKNSGDKQNGSSRRKGTSIKDLDKARSAKKWVRLSYDGVDPTSFIGLQCKVFWPLDALWYEGSIAGYSAEKKRHTVKYGDGYHEHIVLDREMIKFLISREEMELLHLKFSTSNVTVGGRDYDEMVVLAATLDGCQDFEPGDIVWAKLAGHAMWPAVIVDESVIGERKGLNNKVSGGGSLLVQFFGTHDFARIKVKQAISFIKGLLSSSHLKCKQPRFEEGMQEAKVYLKEHRLPERMSQLQTGADSNMTDSTEEGNSGGDLLNDGEVWLRPTEQVDIQYTIGDLRIINLGKVVTDSQFFKDENHIWPEGYTAMRKFTSLKDHSSPALYKMEVLRDAESKTRPIFRVTADSGEQFKGPTPSACWNKIYNRIKKVKNTTDSPNILGEELNGSGTDMFGLSNPEVIKLVQDLSKSRPSSNVSMCKYSLGKHQNQPTGYRPVRVDWKDLDKCNVCHMDEEYESNLFLQCDKCRMMVHANCYGELEPCDGALWLCNLCRPGAPEKPPRCCLCPVVGGAMKPTTDGRWAHLACAIWIPETCLSDVKKMEPIDGVDKVSKDRWKLMCTICGVSYGACIQCSNISCRVAYHPLCARAAGLCVELENEDRLFLVSVEDEEADQCIRMLSFCKRHRQTSTACLGSEDRIKSVTHKTSEYLPPPNPSGCARTEPYNCFGRRGRKEPEALAAASSKRLFVENKPYVIGGYSRLEFSTSECFHGSKVSQMNTPSNILSMAEKYRYMKETYRKRLAFGKSGIHGFGIFAKLPHRAGDMMIEYTGELVRPSIADKRERLIYNSMVGAGTYMFRIDDKRVIDATRAGSIAHLINHSCVPNCYSRVITVNGEEHIIIFAKRDIPKWEELTYDYRFFSIGERLSCSCGFQGCRGVVNDTEAEEQQSKIFVPRCEVIDWTE; this is translated from the exons ATGGCGTGTGTATCGAATGATACCCAGATCGAAATCGATGTTCACGCGCTCGCGGAAACTCCAATTCGCTGCGATTCTAGTGAGAGTATATACTCTGTTACCTCGTCGGCATTGTGCTGTGTTAATGCTGTTGGTTCACACAGTCTGATGTCTAAGAAGGTTAAGGCCCAAAAGCTTCCGATGATTGAGCAATTTGATGTTGAAAGTAGCGTTGTGAGTGCTAGTCCCGATTGTTGTCGTTCGGATGATTACAAGTTGCGGAGTCAGCGTCCTGAGATTGTTCGCGTTTACTATCGCCGTCGTAAGAGGCCGCGGAAGGAGTGTTTACTAGATCAGGCGGTGGATGTGAAGACTGAAAACGTGGATCTTGATGAaattgaggagaagaagaaaaggaagattgGTAATTGCGAGTTTGGTAAATTGAGTGTGGATTCAATTGGTTTAAGAAGGTGCAAGAATAGTGGAGATAAGCAAAATGGATCATCCCGAAGGAAGGGCACTTCTATCAAGGATCTGGACAAGGCGCGTTCAGCTAAGAAATGGGTCAG GTTGAGTTATGATGGTGTGGATCCTACAAGTTTCATAGGGCTGCAATGCAAG GTTTTTTGGCCGCTGGATGCTCTTTGGTATGAAGGTTCTATTGCTGGATACAGTGCAGAGAAAAAGCGTCACACT GTTAAATATGGGGATGGATATCATGAGCATATAGTTCTTGATCGTGAAATGATCAAATTTTTGATTTCTCGTGAAGAGATGGAGCTGTTACATCTGAAGTTTTCTACTAGTAATGTGACTGTTGGTGGCCGTGATTACGATGAGATGGTTGTATTGGCAGCTACTTTGGATGGATGTCAAGATTTTGAGCCTGGAGACATTGTATGGGCAAAACTAGCTG GTCATGCTATGTGGCCAGCAGTTATTGTAGACGAATCCGTTATCGGAGAGCGGAAAGGTCTAAACAACAAGGTATCTGGAGGAGGATCACTCTTGGTCCAATTTTTTGGCACTCATGATTTTGCTAG AATAAAAGTAAAGCAAGCAATCTCATTTATCAAAGGGCTTCTTTCGTCATCTCACCTGAAGTGCAAACAACCTCGGTTTGAAGAGGGCATGCAGGAAGCAAAAGT GTATCTGAAGGAACACAGGCTTCCAGAAAGGATGAGTCAACTTCAAACGGGAGCTGATTCCAATATGACTGATAGTACAGAAGAGGGAAACTCGGGTGGTGATCTTCTTAATGATGGAGAAGTGTGGTTGAGACCAACAGAACAAGTAGATATCCAGTATACAATAGGGGATCTGCGAATAATAAATCTTG GAAAGGTTGTGACAGACTCTCAGTTTTTCAAGGATGAGAATCATATTTGGCCTGAAGGGTATACTGCGATGAGAAAGTTCACATCACTAAAAG ATCATAGTTCACCTGCCTTGTACAAGATGGAAGTGCTCAGAGATGCCGAGTCGAAGACTCGCCCTATTTTTAGAGTTACTGCAGATAGTGGAGAGCAG ttcaaAGGGCCTACTCCATCGGCCTGCTGGAACAAAATTTATAACAGGATAAAAAAGGTCAAGAATACTACTGACAGTCCTAATATTTTGGGTGAGGAGCTAAATGGATCTGGTACAGACATGTTTGGTCTCTCCAATCCGGAAGTCATTAAACTTGTACAG GATTTATCAAAATCCAGACCATCGTCCAATGTTTCCATGTGCAAATATAGTTTGGGAAAGCATCAAAATCAGCCTACTGGTTACCGACCTGTTCGTGTTGATTGGAAAGATCTCGATAAATGCAATGTCTGCCACATGGATGAG GAGTATGAGAGCAATTTGTTCCTGCAATGTGATAAATGTAGAATGATG GTCCATGCTAATTGTTATGGAGAGCTAGAACCCTGTGATGGTGCTTTGTGGTTATGCAACTTATGTCGACCTGGCGCTCCTGAAAAACCTCCACGGTGTTGTCTTTGTCCTGTAGTAG GGGGTGCTATGAAGCCGACAACTGATGGACGCTGGGCTCATCTGGCTTGTGCTATATGGATCCCAG AAACATGTCTATCTGATGTCAAGAAGATGGAACCGATTGATGGGGTGGATAAAGTCAGTAAA GATCGCTGGAAATTAATGTGCACCATCTGTGGGGTATCTTATGGAGCTTGTATCCAA TGTTCAAACATTTCTTGTCGTGTGGCATATCATCCACTCTGCGCGCGAGCTGCTGGTCTCTGTGTTGAG CTTGAGAATGAGGATAGACTTTTTCTTGTATCAGTGGAGGATGAAGAAGCAGATCAGTGTATTCGCATGCTTTCATTCTGCAAAAGGCATCGACAAACATCAACTGCCTGCCTAGGATCAGAAGACAGGATCAAATCCGTTACTCATAAAACTTCTGAGTATCTCCCACCACCTAATCCATCTGGCTGTGCTCGGACTG AGCCTTATAATTGTTTTGGCAGAAGGGGGCGGAAGGAACCTGAAGCTCTTGCGGCTGCTTCTTCAAAGCGGCTATTTGTTGAGAATAAGCCGTATGTTATTGGTGGTTACTCTAGACTTGAGTTTTCAACTTCTGAATGCTTTCACGGATCCAAGGTGTCACAAATGAATACTCCAAGCAACATTCTTTCTATGGCCGAGAAGTATAGATACATGAAGGAAACGTACAGGAAGAGATTAGCATTTG GGAAATCAGGAATTCATGGTTTTGGCATATTTGCAAAGCTTCCGCACAGGGCCGGAGATATG ATGATTGAATACACCGGAGAACTTGTTAGACCGTCTATAGCTGACAAAAGAGAACGTCTTATCTACAATTCAATGGTG GGTGCAGGGACTTACATGTTTAGAATTGATGATAAGCGAGTCATAGATGCTACAAGGGCAGGAAGCATCGCCCACCTGATTAATCATTCCTGTGTG CCCAATTGCTATTCAAGAGTCATTACTGTTAATGGAGAGGAGCACATTATCATTTTCGCAAAGAGGGATATCCCCAAGTGGGAAGAGCTGACCTATGACTATAG GTTCTTTTCAATTGGTGAGCGCCTTTCATGTTCATGTGGCTTCCAAGGGTGTCGAGGTGTTGTGAATGATACAGAAGCTGAAGAACAACAGTCAAAAATCTTTGTTCCTCGTTGTGAAGTAATCGACTGGACCGAATAA
- the LOC104786447 gene encoding phospholipase A1-Ialpha2, chloroplastic-like, with the protein MALIQNPNIKHVPFLRNRNPQQTLFLPHTLSLPNSKNNSKRLVISNSSSSSLLSPVIHSSPVASPSSPLRPPVYRTPQSPCSGGTVTVPLSRVWREIQGCNNWKDLIEPLNPLLQQEITRYGNLVSTCYKAFDLNPNSKRYLNCKYGKQTLLKETEIDKPEDYQVTKYIYATPDINISPIQDETNRRARWVGYVAVSSDDSVKRLGRRDIVVTFRGTVTNPEWLANFMSSLTPARFHPHNQRLDVKVESGFLTLYTSDESESKFGLESCRQQLLSEISRLINEYKGEEMSITLAGHSMGSSLAQLLAYDIAELGLNRRIGEGDIPVTVFSFAGPRVGNLEFKKHCEELGVKVLRITNVNDPVTKLPGVFLNENFRTLGGFYELPWSCSCYAHVGVELTLDFFDVQNISCVHDLQTYIDLLNQRRISSRSANSKEDEDGDNFALEFLKRNGEKMMLLKEQPMMHWTNAVDLLNYVSNHMLYCNIF; encoded by the coding sequence ATGGCCTTGATCCAAAACCCTAATATAAAACATGTTCCATTTCTAAGAAACAGAAATCCACAACAAACACTCTTTCTTCCTCACACTCTCTCGCTCCCCAATTCTAAAAACAACTCCAAAAGACTTGTAATttctaattcttcttcttcttctctgttatcaCCAGTGATTCATTCTTCTCCGGTTgcttctccttcctctcctcTTCGTCCTCCAGTTTATCGTACACCGCAGTCCCCGTGTTCCGGTGGGACAGTGACTGTACCGTTATCTCGGGTTTGGAGAGAGATACAAGGATGTAACAACTGGAAAGATCTCATCGAACCTTTAAACCCTCTTCTCCAACAAGAGATCACTCGCTATGGCAACTTAGTTTCCACTTGTTACAAAGCCTTtgatctaaaccctaattctaaACGTTACTTGAACTGCAAGTATGGCAAACAAACCCTACTTAAAGAAACCGAAATCGACAAGCCTGAGGACTACCAAGTCACCAAATACATCTACGCCACACCGGACATCAACATCAGTCCGATCCAGGACGAGACGAACAGAAGAGCGCGTTGGGTAGGCTATGTTGCAGTGTCATCCGATGACTCGGTGAAACGTTTAGGGAGGAGAGACATTGTAGTGACGTTTCGTGGAACTGTAACTAACCCGGAATGGTTGGCAAATTTCATGAGCTCTTTAACTCCGGCTAGGTTCCATCCTCATAACCAGCGTCTCGACGTGAAGGTGGAATCCGGATTCTTGACTCTATACACATCCGATGAGAGTGAGAGCAAATTTGGACTTGAGAGCTGCAGACAACAGCTTCTGTCTGAAATCTCGAGATTGATAAATGAGTATAAAGGAGAAGAGATGAGTATCACACTCGCAGGACATAGCATGGGAAGCTCATTGGCTCAACTTCTTGCCTATGACATTGCGGAACTAGGTCTAAACCGGAGGATCGGCGAGGGAGATATTCCGGTGACCGTGTTCTCCTTCGCAGGGCCTAGGGTTGGTAACTTGGAGTTCAAAAAACATTGCGAGGAGCTAGGAGTTAAGGTTTTGAGGATCACTAACGTCAATGATCCGGTCACTAAACTTCCTGGTGTTTTCCTCAATGAGAATTTTAGGACTTTAGGTGGCTTTTATGAGCTTCCATGGAGCTGCTCATGTTATGCTCATGTTGGGGTGGAACTCACGCTAGATTTTTTCGATGTTCAAAACATTTCTTGCGTTCACGATCTCCAAACTTATATCGATCTTCTAAACCAACGGAGAATAAGCTCGAGATCAGCCAATTCCAAGGAAGATGAGGACGGTGACAATTTTGCCTTAGAGTTTTTGAAGAGAAATGGCGAGAAGATGATGCTCTTGAAGGAACAACCAATGATGCATTGGACAAATGCCGTGGATCTACTTAATTATGTATCTAACCATATGTTATACTGTAATATTTTTTAG
- the LOC104786448 gene encoding ras-related protein RABA5d-like: protein MSSDDDEGGEEYLFKIVIIGDSAVGKSNLLSRYARNEFNAHSKATIGVEFQTQNMDIDGKDVKAQIWDTAGQERFRAVTSAYYRGAVGALVVYDISRRSTFESVSRWLDELKIHSDTTVARMLVGNKCDLESIRAVSVEEGKALAETQGLFFMETSALDSTNVKTAFEMVIRDIYTNVSRKQLNSDTYNKTELSMKNRVSLVKDDSKSSTQGFGFSCCSSS from the exons ATGTCGTCGGATGATGACGAAGGAGGAGAGGAGTATCTATTCAAGATTGTGATAATCGGAGACTCTGCCGTCGGGAAATCGAACCTTCTCTCTCGGTACGCTCGTAACGAGTTCAACGCTCATTCCAAAGCCACCATCGGCGTTGAGTTCCAGACTCAAAACATGGATATCGATGGCAAAGATGTCAAAGCTCAGATTTGGGATACTGCTGGTCAGGAACGCTTCCGTGCCGTTACTTCTGCTTATTACCGCGGCGCTGTCGGAGCCCTCGTCGTTTACGATATTAGCCGTCGCTCTACTTTTGAGAGCGTCTCCCGTTGGCTCGATGAACTCAAGA TACATTCGGATACAACGGTGGCTAGGATGCTGGTAGGAAACAAATGCGACCTAGAAAGCATAAGAGCCGTGAGCGTGGAAGAAGGCAAAGCTTTAGCGGAAACCCAAGGACTATTCTTCATGGAAACATCAGCTCTCGATTCGACCAACGTTAAAACAGCTTTCGAAATGGTCATCCGCGACATCTACACCAATGTCAGCAGGAAACAACTCAATTCCGACACTTATAATAAAACTGAACTAAGCATGAAGAACCGAGTCAGTCTCGTTAAAGACGATAGTAAAAGCTCCACACAAGGCTTTGGTTTCTCTTGCTGTTCATCCTCTTGA
- the LOC104786449 gene encoding stress-response A/B barrel domain-containing protein UP3-like, which produces MICARIRPLISTPLAFTISTTKHSSSPTNLRLLPRRRSFSAVTAMSSSSTPPSQIIEHIVLFKAKDDADSNKITSMINNLNALASLDEVLYISAAPLHRLGSSAFAFTHFLHSRYGSKEDLSTYAAHPDHVRVVKESVLPNCDDLMAVDWIADRIPGTLAPAPGSVAKLTLLKLKEDVSDEAKSEITGVIKGLGEKFPGIDQITVGENFSPARAKGFTIASIAYFKDLSEMEAVDAQKELLVNLEKDKVRDYVDSTIVVEFLVSSQTCSSL; this is translated from the coding sequence atGATATGCGCAAGAATCAGACCGCTAATATCCACACCACTAGCCTTCACTATCTCCACAACCAAACACTCCTCTTCACCAACCAATCTCCGATTACTCCCTCGCCGTCGCTCTTTCTCCGCCGTAACCgccatgtcttcttcttcaaccccACCGAGTCAGATCATAGAACACATCGTTCTTTTCAAAGCCAAAGACGACGCTGACTCCAACAAAATCACTTCCATGATCAACAACCTCAACGCTCTTGCCTCACTCGATGAAGTTCTTTACATCTCCGCCGCTCCTCTCCACCGTCTTGGATCCTCCGCTTTCGCTTTCACTCACTTCCTCCATAGCCGTTACGGATCTAAAGAAGATCTCAGCACCTACGCTGCGCATCCTGATCACGTCCGTGTTGTTAAGGAGTCTGTGTTACCGAACTGTGATGACCTCATGGCTGTTGATTGGATCGCGGATCGAATCCCTGGAACCCTAGCTCCGGCTCCTGGTTCGGTTGCTAAACTCACTTTACTCAAATTGAAAGAGGATGTATCCGATGAGGCGAAATCGGAGATTACGGGAGTGATTAAGGGGCTTGGTGAGAAGTTTCCAGGGATTGATCAGATCACTGTGGGTGAAAACTTTTCGCCGGCGAGAGCTAAAGGTTTCACGATTGCTTCGATTGCGTATTTTAAGGATTTGAGTGAGATGGAAGCTGTGGATGCTCAGAAAGAGTTGTTGGTGAACTTGGAAAAGGACAAGGTTCGTGATTATGTGGATTCCACCATTGTTGTTGAGTTCCTTGTTTCTTCACAGACTTGTTCTAGTCTGTAA